The Amycolatopsis camponoti genome segment CGCCCGCGCGCTCGGCTGCGAGTTCGCGCTGGTCGACCCGCTGCCCACGGTCGACCGGCCGGACGCCCTGCTCACGGCCCTGCGCACCCACGGCGTCGCCTAACCGCCTGCGACCTCGCTCACGCCTACCCCGTACCCTTTGAGGGTGGCCCTTCACCTTTTCGACACAGCGACCCGGAGCGTGCGGGAGTTCCACCCCGTCCGTAGCGGAACGGCGTCGATCTACGTGTGTGGTGCCACCGTGCAGGGCGTTCCGCACATCGGGCACGTCCGCGGCGTCCTGAACTACGACGTCCTGCGCCGCTGGCTCGTCCACAGTGGACTGGACGTGCTGCTGGTCCGCAACGTCACCGACATCGACGACAAGATCCTCACCAAGGCCGCCGAAGCCGGCCGGCCGTGGTGGGAGTGGGGCGCGACGCACGAGCGCGCCTTCGAAACCGCGTACGAGCAGCTGGGCTGCCTGCCGCCGTCGGTCAACCCGCGCGCGACCGGGCACGTCACCCAGATGATCGAGCTGATGGAACGCCTCATCGAGAGCGGCCACGGCTACGTCGCGGACGGCGACGTCTACTTCTCGGTCAAGTCGTTCGACGAGTACGGCAAGCTGTCCGGCCAGGTGCTGGAGGACGTCCAGCAGGGCGAGACGCCGACCCGCGGCAAGCGCGACCCGCGCGACTTCACCATGTGGAAGAGCGCGAAGCCGGGCGAGCCGTCGTGGCCGACGCCGTGGGGCAACGGTCGGCCGGGCTGGCACCTGGAGTGCTCGGCGATGGCGACGTCGTACCTCGGCGCGGAGTTCGACATCCACGGCGGCGGCATCGACCTGGTCTTCCCGCACCACGAGAACGAGCGCGCCCAGTCGAACGCGGCCGGCGACGCCTTCGCGCGGTTCTGGCTGCACAACGCCTGGGTGACCATGTCGGGCGAGAAGATGTCGAAGTCGCTCGGCAACACCGTGTCGATCCCGTCGATGCTGGAGCGCTACCGCGCGCCGGAGCTGCGCTACTACCTCGTGCAGCCGCACTACCGGTCGACGATCGAGTACTCCGAAGGCGCGCTGTCCGAAGCCGCGCAGGGCTACCGGCGGATCGAGACGTTCCTGCGTCGCGCCGCGCAGTCCGGCGAGGTGACGCTGGGCACGATCCCGGAGGCGTTCGCGAACGCGCTCAACGACGACCTGGCCACCCCGCAGGCGTTCGCCGTGGTGCACAACACGGTGCGCGACGGTAACGCCGCGCTCGACGCGGGCGACACCTCCAAGGCACTCGAATTCGCCGCGGCCGTCCGCGCGATGACCGAGGTGCTGGGCCTCGACCCGCTGTCCGCGCGCTGGTCGGAGGCGGGCGGTTCCGACTCGCCCACCAAGGACGCGCTGTCCCGGATCGTCGAAGGGCTTCTGGCCGAGCGCCAGCAGGCCCGCGCCGAGAAGGACTTCGCCCGCGCGGACGCCGCCCGTGACCGCCTCCAGCAGGCGGGCATCGTGGTGGAGGACACCCCCAACGGTCCTCAGTGGACAGTCAAGTCCGACTGATCCCGTTACAAAGCAAGGAACTTTCACCATGGCAGGCAACTCGCGGCGCCAGGGCGCGATCCGCAAGACGGGCACCAAGAAGGGTGCCGTCGTCGGCTCGGGCGGTCAGCGCCGCAAGGCCCTCGAGGGCAAGGGCCCGACCCCGAAGGCGGAGGACCGCCCCGGGCACAAGGCCTACCGCCAGAACAACGCCCAGGCCAAGCGCGACCAGGCGCGGCAGAAGAAGGCCGACAAGCCGGAGCTGATCGCCGGGCGCAACCCGGTGGTCGAGGCGCTGCGCGCGGGCGTCCCCGCGACCGCGTTGTACGTCGCGCTGAACATCGAGATCGACGACCGCGTGAACGACGCCGTCCGGCTGGCCGGCGACAAGGGCATCTCGATCCTGGAGATCCCGCGCGAGGAGCTGGACCGCAAGACGAACCGGGCCGTGCACCAGGGCTTGGGCCTGCAGGTCCCGCCGTTCGAGTACGCCCACCCGGACGACCTGATGGCGGCGGCGCGCAACTCGGGCGAGGTGCCCCTGTTCGTCGCGCTCGACGGCGTCACCGACCCGCGGAACCTGGGCGCGATGATCCGCTCGGCGGCCGCGTTCGGCGCCCACGGCGTGCTGCTGCCGGAGCGGCGCAGCGCGGGCATGACGGCGGTGGCGTGGCGCACGAGCGCGGGCACGGCGGCGAAGCTGCCGATCGCGGTCGCGACCAACCTGACCCGCCAGCTCAAGTCGTGGGCGAACGACGGCCTGATGCTGGTCGGCCTGGACGCGGACGGCTCGGTGGAGATCGACGACCTCAACCTGGCCGCCGATCCGCTGGTGATCGTGCTGGGCTCGGAGGGCCGTGGCCTGTCGCGCCTGGTCCGCGAGACGTGCGACGCCACGGTGTCGATCCCGATGGCGGCGGGCGTGGAGTCGCTCAACGCGTCGGTGGCGGCGGGCGTGCTGCTGGCCGAGGTGGCGCGACGCCGCCGTGTCGCCGGTCGGGTCTGACACCACCACCCACTCGGGTTAAGGTCACCGTCGGATAACTCGAGGGGACCCGATGTCGTTCGTTTCGCCACTGTTCCTGTGGTACTTCATGCCGGCGGTGCTCATCGCCGTGCTGGTGTGCCCGCGGACGTGGCGGAACGGCATCATCGCGGTCGGCAGCCTGCTGTTCTACACGATCGGCGCCGGCGCGTTCGTGTTCCTGCTGCTCGGCTGCATGGTCGTCAACTTCCTGGCCGGCCCGCTGCTGGCACCGGACCCGTTCGACATCAACGGCGCCCGGCGGCGCAAGATCCTCATCGCGGTGGTGTCGCTCGACGTCACGGTGCTGCTGATCTGGAAGTACGCCGGGTTCGCGACCCAGCAGATCGCGGCGGTCGCGCACTGGTTCGGCGGCAGTGTGCCGGTGGCGAGCCTGGTGGTGCCGATCGGCATCTCGTTCTACACGTTCCACCACATTTCGTACGTGGTCGACATCTACCGAGGCGAGCGCCAGGCGCTGCGCAACCCGGTGTCGTTCGCCGCGTACATCGCGATGTTCCCGCAGCTGGTGGCGGGCCCGATCGTGCGTTATCGGGAGATCGCGGACCAGCTGCCCCAGCTGCGCTCCCACCGCCTCGACGACCTCGCGGCGGGCTTCCCCAGGTTCGCGCTCGGCCTGTGCAAGAAGACGATCATCGCCGACTCCCTGAGCCCGTTGGTCGAGGCGTGTTTCAAGGTGCCACCCGACCAGATGACGTTCGCAACAGCCTGGCTGGGCGCGATCGGCTACACCCTCCAGCTGTTCTTCGACTTCTCGGGCTATTCGGACATGGCGATCGGCTTGGGCCGCATGCTGGGCTTCAGGCTGCCGGAGAACTTCGCGAGGCCGTACTCGTCGGTGACGATCACGGAGTTCTGGCGCCGCTGGCACATGAGCCTGAGCCGCTGGTTCCGCGACTACGTGTACATCCCTCTGGGCGGCAACAGGAACGGAGCCGCCCACACGTATCGCAACTTGTGCATAGTGTTCGTCCTGACGGGCTTCTGGCACGGCGCGCAGTGGACGTTCCTGGTGTGGGGCTGCTACCACGGAGCGCTCCTGGTGATCGAGCGCAGGTTCGGCCTGGACCTGGACCCGGCGGTGAGGTGGAAGCGCTACCTGCGCAGGGCGTTGACGATGCTCCTGGTGGTGTTCGGCTGGGTGTTCTTCAGATCACCGGACCTGGGCCACGCACTGTCGATGATCGGCCACATGCTGATCCCCGACTTCGACGGCCTGGGAGCAGGAGTCGAGGAGGCGTTCACGAACCAGCGCCTGGTCCTCCTCCTGGCCGCACTGGCAGTGTTCCTGCTACCGGCCCACCCGGTGACCGGGCCCCTGCTGGAGTCGTCCCGAAGCAAGCCGGCGACGGCGCTACGCATCGGAGTGATGACGGTAGGGCTGCTGTACGCGGCAATCCTGATAGCGACAGGAACATTCAGCCCGTTCTTGTACTACCAGTTCTGACGAACGCGGCAGTTCCCAAGACCCGACAACCATGATCAGCGACAATCCCCCTATGACCGAGCCCCCCGACCTGGCCAAACTCCCCGGCGTAATCCCGTACGTCGACCACCACACCGGCCCCCGCCGCCTGCTGGCGGTGGAAATCCCCCACCTGGGCCACACGGTCCGCGCGTACGCCCCCATAGCCAGCATCGACGGCCGCCAGTACATCGTCTCCTGGGGGTCGGTCTCGTTCGAGATCCCCGCCGACCGGAACGTCCACGTGAGCGTCCACCTCCAGACCAACAGCGGCCGCGACTACACGATCACCCCGTTCGCCTCGACGATCCTGCCGCCCCACCCCGCGCCGATGCGGCTCGTAGCGCAATTCGCGCCCAGCCACGGCCCCGAAGGCACGCTGGTCCCCATCGCCTGATGCTCGCGACGAGATTCCTCTTCCTCACCCGCCACGGCGAAGCCGGCCCGAACGGCACGCTCACCGAAGCCGGTCAGCGCCAGGCGGTCCTGCTGGGCCGACGCCTACGCGACGTCCCCGTCACGGCCGTCCACCACGGCCCGCTCCCCCGAGCGACCCAGACCGCCCAGCTCATCGCCGCCCAGCTGCCCGGAGTCGCGGTCCACGAAGAAAGCGCGGCCGGCGACTTCGTCCCCTACCTGCCCAGGCGCGAGGAACTCCCCGAGACCTCCGGAGACCTCCTGCTGGCCTTCGCCCGCCAACACCCGCCGGCCGACGAAGAACTCGCGGCCGAGGCCGAGCGGCGGTTCACCGGACCCGTCCCCGCCGCCGAGCCGCGGTACGACGTCGTCGTCACGCACAACTTCCTCGTCGGCTGGCTCGTGAGCGCTTCGCAGGACGCGCCGCGGTGGCGGTGGCTCGCGCTCAACCACGCCAACGCCGGTCTCACCGTCATCCGGTACTCGCCCGGACGGCCCGCGGCGCTGCTGACGTACAACGACCTCAGCCACCTTCCGGCCGAACTGCGCTGGACCGGCTTTCCGCCCGATTTCTACGTTCCGTAATCGGTGAACGCGGAGCGTTGCCGCCTCCGAAAATGACTCTCGCCCGAATGGCCGAGCCTGTCACGATGGCCGGATGAGTCCCGTTCCGTCGCCCACGTCCGTTCGGCTGAGCGACTACCTCGTCGCGGACGCCGTCGTCGATCACGAACACTCCGCCATCCGGGCGCGAGCCGAAGCTCTGGCGGCCGCGAGCGAAGATCCCGTCGAGCGCGCGAAAGCCGCTTTCCTCTTCGTCCGGGACGAGGTCGACCACGTGATCGACGCCGGCGACACCCGCGTCACGTGGCGGGCGTCGGACGTCCTGCGCGAGCGCGTCGGGATCTGCTACGCGAAGGCCCACCTGCTCGCCGCTTTG includes the following:
- the cysS gene encoding cysteine--tRNA ligase, with the protein product MALHLFDTATRSVREFHPVRSGTASIYVCGATVQGVPHIGHVRGVLNYDVLRRWLVHSGLDVLLVRNVTDIDDKILTKAAEAGRPWWEWGATHERAFETAYEQLGCLPPSVNPRATGHVTQMIELMERLIESGHGYVADGDVYFSVKSFDEYGKLSGQVLEDVQQGETPTRGKRDPRDFTMWKSAKPGEPSWPTPWGNGRPGWHLECSAMATSYLGAEFDIHGGGIDLVFPHHENERAQSNAAGDAFARFWLHNAWVTMSGEKMSKSLGNTVSIPSMLERYRAPELRYYLVQPHYRSTIEYSEGALSEAAQGYRRIETFLRRAAQSGEVTLGTIPEAFANALNDDLATPQAFAVVHNTVRDGNAALDAGDTSKALEFAAAVRAMTEVLGLDPLSARWSEAGGSDSPTKDALSRIVEGLLAERQQARAEKDFARADAARDRLQQAGIVVEDTPNGPQWTVKSD
- the rlmB gene encoding 23S rRNA (guanosine(2251)-2'-O)-methyltransferase RlmB → MAGNSRRQGAIRKTGTKKGAVVGSGGQRRKALEGKGPTPKAEDRPGHKAYRQNNAQAKRDQARQKKADKPELIAGRNPVVEALRAGVPATALYVALNIEIDDRVNDAVRLAGDKGISILEIPREELDRKTNRAVHQGLGLQVPPFEYAHPDDLMAAARNSGEVPLFVALDGVTDPRNLGAMIRSAAAFGAHGVLLPERRSAGMTAVAWRTSAGTAAKLPIAVATNLTRQLKSWANDGLMLVGLDADGSVEIDDLNLAADPLVIVLGSEGRGLSRLVRETCDATVSIPMAAGVESLNASVAAGVLLAEVARRRRVAGRV
- a CDS encoding MBOAT family O-acyltransferase; this encodes MSFVSPLFLWYFMPAVLIAVLVCPRTWRNGIIAVGSLLFYTIGAGAFVFLLLGCMVVNFLAGPLLAPDPFDINGARRRKILIAVVSLDVTVLLIWKYAGFATQQIAAVAHWFGGSVPVASLVVPIGISFYTFHHISYVVDIYRGERQALRNPVSFAAYIAMFPQLVAGPIVRYREIADQLPQLRSHRLDDLAAGFPRFALGLCKKTIIADSLSPLVEACFKVPPDQMTFATAWLGAIGYTLQLFFDFSGYSDMAIGLGRMLGFRLPENFARPYSSVTITEFWRRWHMSLSRWFRDYVYIPLGGNRNGAAHTYRNLCIVFVLTGFWHGAQWTFLVWGCYHGALLVIERRFGLDLDPAVRWKRYLRRALTMLLVVFGWVFFRSPDLGHALSMIGHMLIPDFDGLGAGVEEAFTNQRLVLLLAALAVFLLPAHPVTGPLLESSRSKPATALRIGVMTVGLLYAAILIATGTFSPFLYYQF
- a CDS encoding histidine phosphatase family protein, which encodes MLATRFLFLTRHGEAGPNGTLTEAGQRQAVLLGRRLRDVPVTAVHHGPLPRATQTAQLIAAQLPGVAVHEESAAGDFVPYLPRREELPETSGDLLLAFARQHPPADEELAAEAERRFTGPVPAAEPRYDVVVTHNFLVGWLVSASQDAPRWRWLALNHANAGLTVIRYSPGRPAALLTYNDLSHLPAELRWTGFPPDFYVP